Within the Metasolibacillus fluoroglycofenilyticus genome, the region GTGCTACGATAATGAATGACAACAATTTGCAGGGGGACGCTTTTGGCGTTGAGAAGGTTAAAACCTGACCCTTAGAACCTGTTCAGTTAACACTGGCGTAGGGAGCAAAGTACACGGTAGTAATTTTTCCTTGTATTTGACGCTCTCTATGTTTAGAGGGCTTTTTTTGTCGACTATTATCGAATGCTAATTTTAGATTTCATTTTTCGGCTAGGTTTGAAAAAGAAATGAGCTTCAAATTAGTCGATAGAGCTTTCCGGAAAATAAAAAACTTGGAGAAAGAGGTTGCAAACGATGACGATAAGTAAAATTCGACAACAGCATCCACTTATTCACTGTATAACAAATTACGTAGTAGCAAATTTTACAGCGAATGGACTTTTAGCAATTGGTGCTTCACCAGTTATGGCTGATGAAGTGAGTGAGGTGGAGGAAATGACCTCCATTTCGAACGGCTTATTAATTAATATCGGCACATTAAACCAATCTAAAGTTCCTGCGATGCTTGCGGCAGGAAAAACGGCGAATAAGCACGGGATACCTGTTGTGCTAGACCCTGTAGGGGTTGGTGCAACGAACTATCGCAAGCAAGTAATTCAAAGTCTATTGCAGCAAGTGCAGTTCCAATTAATTCGCTGCAATGAAGGGGAGCTTGCTGCCATAGCTGGTGTAGAATGGCAAGCAAAAGGAGTCGATAGTGGGCAAGGAAATATTGATACCATTTCTGTTGCGCAAGAAATAGCCAAAAAATATGCTACAATTGTTATTGTAACAGGTGCGACAGATATTGTGACAGATGGAAAAATTATAGAAAAAGTAACGGGTGGTCATGAGCGCATGACATTCGTTACAGGTTCAGGCTGTTTATTAAGTGCACTATGTACTGCGGCGCTAACACTTGAAGGAGAACCGGTAGCCAATTTGGCATCGCTTTTACAAACGTATAAGCTAATAGCTGAAGAAGCGGAGCACAATTCGACATATATCGGCTCGTTTCAAGTAGAAGTATTAAATGGCTTAGAAAAATATGCGAAAGGCTGATGAATGTGAATATTGTTATGACAATTGCTGGCTCAGATAGTAGTGGTGGAGCAGGCATACAGGCAGATTTAAAAACATTTCAGGAGCTAGGCGTTTATGGCACATCTGCGATTACAGCGTTAACAGCTCAAAATACCCTTGGTGTATCGGATATTTTAGCTGCTTCCCCTGAATTTATCGTTGCCCAAATGAACGCGGTGTTTGAGGATTTACAAGTAACTGCTGTAAAAACGGGTATGCTATTTTCCGCAGAAATTATTGAAGCCGTAGCGGTAGAGCTACGCAAGCAAAGTGTGCAGCTTGTTGTAGACCCTGTTATGATTGCAAAGGGTGGCGCAAGCTTGTTACAGCAAGAGGCGATTTATGCATTAAAAACGAAGTTACTACCTATTGCAACCGTCCTTACACCGAATATTCCAGAGGCTGAGGAAATTACAGGCATTACAATTACAACAGTTGCGGATATTGAAATAGCGGCAAAGAAAATTTTAGAACTTGGTGTGCAATGTGTGGTGATGAAGGGCGGTCATT harbors:
- the thiM gene encoding hydroxyethylthiazole kinase, coding for MTISKIRQQHPLIHCITNYVVANFTANGLLAIGASPVMADEVSEVEEMTSISNGLLINIGTLNQSKVPAMLAAGKTANKHGIPVVLDPVGVGATNYRKQVIQSLLQQVQFQLIRCNEGELAAIAGVEWQAKGVDSGQGNIDTISVAQEIAKKYATIVIVTGATDIVTDGKIIEKVTGGHERMTFVTGSGCLLSALCTAALTLEGEPVANLASLLQTYKLIAEEAEHNSTYIGSFQVEVLNGLEKYAKG
- the thiD gene encoding bifunctional hydroxymethylpyrimidine kinase/phosphomethylpyrimidine kinase encodes the protein MNIVMTIAGSDSSGGAGIQADLKTFQELGVYGTSAITALTAQNTLGVSDILAASPEFIVAQMNAVFEDLQVTAVKTGMLFSAEIIEAVAVELRKQSVQLVVDPVMIAKGGASLLQQEAIYALKTKLLPIATVLTPNIPEAEEITGITITTVADIEIAAKKILELGVQCVVMKGGHLEGEEAVDMVYFADGSFFAMSSERIDTPHTHGTGCTFSAALTAFLGKDYALRDAIIEAKHFIQAAISHPLNIGNGHGPTNHFAYRKAQMKGQVKLH